In the genome of Halobacteriovorax sp. GB3, the window CCTTAACTAAGAGTGGAAAAGATTATATCTTTGAGAACTTGGCCTTAAATAAAACAGTACTCAAATTCGAAGATTTATATAAAAGGGCATAAAATGCAGGTAGATGCTTTAAGCTATACTGATATTACTGAACTTCCGGGACAAAACTTTACTGACGAACAGTTAAGAATGATGAAGATGAGATATTTCCAAGCTTCGAAACTAACTGAAGGGAAAGATGTCTTGGAAATTGCATGTGGCCCCGGACTGGGAGCATCTCACCTGATTAAAAAAGGCGCAAAGTCATACTGGGGCGGTGATATAAACCCTGCTGTTGTTGAGCTTGCGAAGAAGAATAATCCTTTTAGCAATGCTCACTTTAAAGAGCTTGATGCTCATAAGCTATCATTTGACGATAACTCATTTGATGTCATTCTCTGTTTTGAAGCTCTTTTTTATTTTCAAGATGTAGATAAATGCATTGCTGAAATGAAGCGTGTTTTAAGACCTGGAGGGAAAGCACTAATTTGTATTCCAAATAAAGAAATTAAAGGGTTTATTGGAAGCCAGTATAGTGTTGCTTATTACAATAATGCTGAGCTGAAGAAGATTTTTGAAAAGTCATTCTCAGAAGTTCAGATATTTGGAACATTCAAGATCGCTAGTGATGTTGTTAAGAATGCTAGATTTCTAAGAATCCAGGCCGCTAAATTGATGAATATCTTGCCTGGAGCAAAAGTTATCAAAGAAGCTCTTAAGAAAGTGCTTCTTAAAAAGAATATTGAGCTACAAAAGAATTTAACAATAGAAGATGAATTTGAAGAAGCGATAGACTTACTAGACGAGAACCTCGTAGATAATGACTACAAACTCCTTTATTGTTTTGCTGGTTAGTCAGTATGATTATTGAATTGTCTGGTCCAACTTGTTCGGGGAAATCTTCTTATTGTGAAAAATTGGCAAATTCTGAATTTGCTAAGCAAGGGCAATTTAAATTTGTTACTGATAATGAGAGAATCGTATCATCTAACTCTCTTGTCTATAATTGCGCAAATCACAATATTAAATTAGATCTAATCTTGAGTCCTCTTTCAATAGTTGGTTTCATTTTCAATCTGTCATTTTCATATCAAGTATTGTTAAAGGCCGTTGCTGTCGAAAAAGGCTTAAAGCCAAAGATTACAATTTTGCGTTTGTTGTTAAGAAGACTCGGCCTTGTCGTTCTTTTTCGATTAAAGAATGAAAATGTGATTTTTGATGAGGGGCCCTTTCACTTTTTACATAATTTATGGGTTCAGCCTAACTCAGAAGTGAATTTAAAAGGTGTTTCAAAGTTTTGTA includes:
- a CDS encoding class I SAM-dependent methyltransferase produces the protein MQVDALSYTDITELPGQNFTDEQLRMMKMRYFQASKLTEGKDVLEIACGPGLGASHLIKKGAKSYWGGDINPAVVELAKKNNPFSNAHFKELDAHKLSFDDNSFDVILCFEALFYFQDVDKCIAEMKRVLRPGGKALICIPNKEIKGFIGSQYSVAYYNNAELKKIFEKSFSEVQIFGTFKIASDVVKNARFLRIQAAKLMNILPGAKVIKEALKKVLLKKNIELQKNLTIEDEFEEAIDLLDENLVDNDYKLLYCFAG